In Camelina sativa cultivar DH55 chromosome 16, Cs, whole genome shotgun sequence, a single window of DNA contains:
- the LOC104750439 gene encoding cytochrome P450 705A20-like, translating into MAQIITLDFQNISIFIFLCLFSLLCYALFFKKPKGFHLPPSPPSLPIIGHLHHLLSFLPHKSFQKLSFKYGPLLHLRVFNFPIVHVSSASMAYEIFRTHDVNVSYRFVPVNKDSLVFGSSGFVTAPFGDYWKFMKKLISTKLLRPHAIELSRGIRAEELRRFLERILVEHEEKLEGTQDRDMMDYLLEAYRNEEAEYKITRKQIKSLIVEIFLGGTDSSAQTIQWTMAEILNNPNVFEKLREEIDSVVGEKRLIQESDLPNLPYLQAVVKEGLRLHPSAPLLLRVFGESCEIKEFYIPEKTTLVVNLYAVNRDPDSWEDPDLFKPERFLASSGSGEEEKIREQALKYVTFGGGRRTCPAVKLAHIFMETAIGAMVQCFDWRIKGDQVYMEEAVSGLSLKMAHPLECTPVVRFDPFSF; encoded by the exons ATGGCACAAATCATCACCCTTGACTTTCAAAACATTTCCATCTTTATCTTCCTATGTCTTTTCTCACTCCTTTGTTACGctctcttcttcaagaaaccaaaaggcTTTCACCTGCCACCGAGCCCTCCTTCCCTACCAATCATCggtcatcttcaccatcttctctCATTTCTACCACACAAGTCCTTTCAGAAACTCTCGTTCAAGTATGGACCTCTTCTCCATCTCCGTGTCTTCAACTTCCCTATAGTCCATGTCTCATCTGCCTCAATGGCCTACGAGATCTTCAGGACGCACGACGTGAACGTCTCGTATCGCTTTGTCCCAGTCAACAAAGACTCACTAGTGTTTGGATCTTCGGGATTCGTCACCGCTCCTTTTGGAGATTACTGGAAGTTCATGAAGAAGCTCATATCCACGAAACTTCTCCGACCACATGCGATCGAGCTGTCCAGAGGTATCCGTGCAGAGGAGCTACGACG GTTTCTTGAGAGGATCCTAGTGGAACACGAGGAGAAACTTGAGGGGACTCAAGATAGGGACATGATGGATTATTTGTTGGAAGCTTATAGAAACGAAGAAGCAGAGTATAAGATCACTAGAAAACAGATCAAGTCTCTAATTGTG GAAATTTTCCTTGGAGGCACTGACAGCTCGGCGCAGACGATACAATGGACGATGGCGGAGATACTTAACAACCCCAACGTTTTCGAGaaattgagagaagaaatcGATTCCGTTGTGGGGGAGAAAAGGTTGATTCAAGAATCAGATCTTCCAAACCTCCCTTATTTGCAAGCTGTCGTTAAAGAAGGGCTAAGATTGCATCCGTCAGCTCCTCTCTTGTTAAGGGTATTCGGAGAAAGTTGTGAGATCAAAGAGTTCTACATACCGGAGAAAACAACACTTGTTGTTAATCTCTATGCTGTGAATAGAGATCCTGATTCTTGGGAAGATCCTGATTTGTTTAAGCCAGAGAG GTTTTTAGCTTCTTCGGGatcaggagaagaagaaaagataagagagcAAGCCTTGAAGTACGTTACTTTTGGAGGTGGAAGGAGGACATGTCCTGCGGTAAAACTAGCTCATATTTTTATGGAAACTGCGATTGGAGCGATGGTGCAGTGTTTTGACTGGAGAATTAAAGGAGATCAAGTATACATGGAAGAGGCTGTTTCAGGACTGAGTTTGAAAATGGCTCATCCGCTTGAGTGCACTCCTGTTGTTCGATTCGACCCTTTCAGCTTTTGA